The SAR202 cluster bacterium genome includes a window with the following:
- a CDS encoding cupin domain-containing protein, whose amino-acid sequence MRVLRRVERQTVDQSDRPIFTGGRVTSNPLVGSDISRFFNFHMVNFGAGARNKFHVHTSDQVLYVTSGRGIIATEASQTEIAEGGTVFIPAGEKHWHGATSASDFSHISLTSVDATTTTLE is encoded by the coding sequence ATGAGAGTCTTGAGGCGTGTGGAGCGGCAGACCGTGGACCAGTCGGACCGGCCCATATTCACGGGCGGGAGGGTCACGTCAAACCCGCTTGTGGGCTCGGACATCAGCCGCTTCTTCAACTTCCACATGGTGAACTTCGGCGCCGGCGCGCGCAACAAGTTCCACGTCCACACGAGCGACCAGGTGCTGTACGTCACGTCCGGCCGCGGTATCATCGCCACGGAGGCCAGCCAGACGGAGATTGCGGAGGGGGGTACCGTGTTCATTCCGGCGGGCGAGAAGCACTGGCACGGCGCCACCTCGGCTTCGGACTTCTCTCATATCTCGCTCACCTCTGTTGACGCCACCACGACAACATTGGAATAA
- a CDS encoding site-specific DNA-methyltransferase, producing the protein MQVLRTLPSNSIDLIYIDPPFFSGAEYNVIWGDTSEVRTFSDTWDGGLPTYLVWLNARLWEMRRVLKDTGSIYVHCDWHTSHYIKAEMDKIFGFEHFRNEIVWRRSTSHSDAQRYGQIHDVIFWYSKTRIYRWQSQYRPYSEEYVKKYFRFTDTDGRLYWKEDATGAGDGPPRRFGDRLIAPPAGRHWRWIQETIDDYWSRGRFVLTKTGKPEFKRYLDEQEGEPVPDVWDDIKRINQVADERIGYPTQKPEALLERIVSGSSNAGDIVADFFCGGGTAPAVAQRLGRRWIACDSSRVSVSVTLNRIVNQGEDLSGVKSNYGQAGSVQTRLQLPETKTAIPDIRVNYVGVYPMDRFKAVDQAEFERFVVACLAAQLDNSDDPISGWRSAREPLRVGPSDPNMTPDAKDVQAFFEAVVRKHLQPNVRTIARYVCWRASPELIAYRKRLADYIRKNIQPRGTDMDFDFLFIDSEEFRERIRQKYPDADDNEFLLRFTKEPVVGEVAATNIGPRRYQFVARDTVSTNAGGYLINCQWDFDYERGYFAADSAYILSRRELKGLDAKKAGHKFEAALEAEHTFPKVGTHIVACRLQDNLGAEAIRTLKLEVTA; encoded by the coding sequence CTGCAGGTGCTTCGCACTCTGCCCAGTAACTCCATCGACCTCATATACATCGACCCGCCGTTCTTCTCCGGTGCAGAGTACAACGTCATATGGGGCGACACCAGCGAGGTGCGCACGTTCAGCGACACATGGGATGGCGGCCTCCCGACTTACCTCGTATGGCTCAATGCGCGGCTTTGGGAGATGCGCCGGGTCTTAAAGGATACCGGCTCCATCTATGTGCACTGCGATTGGCATACCAGCCATTACATCAAAGCTGAGATGGATAAGATATTTGGATTTGAGCACTTCAGAAATGAAATCGTATGGAGACGAAGCACTTCTCATAGTGACGCCCAGAGATATGGACAAATCCATGATGTTATATTCTGGTATTCAAAGACGCGAATCTACCGATGGCAGTCGCAATATCGACCCTACTCTGAGGAATACGTCAAGAAATACTTTAGGTTCACTGATACGGATGGCAGACTTTACTGGAAAGAGGATGCTACGGGGGCCGGTGATGGCCCGCCGAGAAGGTTCGGAGACAGGCTGATCGCACCGCCCGCCGGGCGTCATTGGCGTTGGATTCAAGAAACGATTGATGATTATTGGAGTAGAGGACGATTTGTCCTAACAAAAACAGGTAAGCCTGAATTCAAAAGGTATCTGGATGAACAAGAAGGCGAACCTGTGCCAGACGTTTGGGACGATATCAAACGCATTAACCAAGTGGCTGACGAGCGCATTGGATATCCTACACAGAAACCGGAAGCACTATTAGAGCGCATTGTTAGCGGTTCGAGCAATGCAGGCGATATTGTGGCGGATTTCTTCTGCGGTGGCGGTACCGCGCCGGCCGTAGCGCAACGCCTCGGTCGACGCTGGATTGCCTGCGACTCTTCACGCGTCTCGGTCTCTGTGACTCTGAATCGCATAGTCAATCAAGGCGAAGATCTCTCTGGAGTCAAGTCCAACTATGGCCAAGCGGGCAGCGTTCAGACGCGCCTTCAATTACCGGAGACAAAAACGGCCATCCCTGACATACGTGTTAACTATGTCGGTGTCTACCCAATGGACCGATTTAAGGCGGTAGACCAGGCCGAGTTTGAGCGGTTTGTCGTCGCATGCCTTGCAGCGCAGCTCGATAACTCGGACGATCCCATAAGCGGGTGGCGCTCTGCGAGGGAGCCTCTCCGTGTAGGGCCATCCGATCCGAATATGACGCCGGACGCGAAAGATGTCCAGGCGTTCTTTGAGGCTGTTGTCAGGAAACACCTTCAGCCCAATGTCCGAACCATCGCGCGGTACGTTTGCTGGAGGGCGTCACCAGAGCTCATCGCATACCGCAAAAGGCTGGCTGACTACATCCGCAAAAACATACAGCCTCGGGGCACCGACATGGACTTCGACTTCTTGTTCATCGACAGTGAAGAGTTCCGAGAGCGGATCCGGCAGAAGTACCCGGACGCTGACGACAATGAGTTCTTGCTGCGCTTCACCAAGGAGCCTGTCGTGGGCGAAGTCGCGGCAACAAACATAGGACCACGGCGGTACCAGTTTGTTGCAAGGGATACGGTGAGCACCAATGCCGGCGGCTATCTTATTAACTGCCAGTGGGACTTCGATTACGAGCGAGGGTATTTCGCCGCTGATTCCGCATACATCTTGAGCCGCCGGGAGTTGAAAGGTCTAGACGCGAAGAAAGCCGGCCATAAATTTGAGGCAGCCCTCGAAGCTGAGCACACCTTCCCGAAAGTCGGAACCCACATCGTCGCTTGCCGACTCCAGGATAACCTCGGCGCTGAGGCAATACGGACGTTGAAACTGGAAGTAACCGCATGA
- a CDS encoding DUF4157 domain-containing protein, which translates to MWRAGRRRTIRCSSSHGVAMSCRVTIPEHAITRLRPWYYEPSLRRAKIVRGSLFGLIFGASGQKAVTINQTVHLTRRADSPDTPAGIALIGHELFHVEQQRQSGWWRFFFRYLRDWRPAHRRRGWEHPLEKPAYERGREIRESLGIQ; encoded by the coding sequence ATGTGGCGGGCCGGCCGACGGCGTACAATTCGGTGCAGCTCCTCGCATGGAGTTGCCATGTCCTGCCGCGTCACCATTCCCGAGCACGCCATAACCCGCCTGCGGCCCTGGTACTACGAGCCCTCGCTGCGGCGCGCGAAGATAGTGCGAGGCTCCCTCTTCGGTCTCATCTTCGGCGCGTCCGGGCAGAAGGCGGTCACTATCAACCAGACCGTCCACCTCACCCGCCGGGCAGACAGCCCCGACACTCCCGCCGGCATCGCGCTCATCGGCCACGAGCTGTTCCATGTGGAGCAGCAGCGACAGTCAGGCTGGTGGCGCTTCTTCTTCCGCTACTTGCGCGACTGGCGGCCCGCTCACCGCAGGCGCGGCTGGGAGCACCCGCTGGAAAAGCCGGCGTACGAGAGGGGCAGAGAGATAAGGGAGTCGCTGGGCATACAGTGA
- a CDS encoding DUF4395 domain-containing protein: MSSFKSLFSFPNPANDVAARMVAGMVILMAAAVLVFDQTWVLFIMTYGFLARVASGPRFSPASLLATRVIVPFFKIPERPVPGPPKRFAQGIGLVFTATVTVLHFGFGLTTAANVLLGILLLFASLEAFLAFCAGCFAFNLMIRWKLLPESVCRECVFRPDPALLAEG, from the coding sequence ATGTCATCGTTCAAGTCACTATTCAGCTTTCCAAACCCGGCCAACGATGTGGCAGCCCGCATGGTTGCGGGGATGGTCATCTTGATGGCCGCGGCCGTGCTAGTCTTCGACCAGACGTGGGTGCTGTTTATCATGACCTACGGCTTCCTTGCCCGGGTCGCCTCCGGCCCGCGCTTCAGCCCCGCCAGCCTGCTGGCCACGAGGGTGATCGTCCCGTTTTTCAAGATCCCCGAGCGGCCGGTGCCCGGCCCGCCCAAACGCTTCGCCCAGGGCATCGGACTCGTGTTCACGGCGACGGTGACGGTCCTGCACTTCGGCTTCGGGCTTACGACCGCCGCAAATGTCCTGCTGGGCATTCTTCTGCTCTTCGCAAGCCTGGAGGCTTTCCTTGCCTTCTGCGCCGGCTGCTTCGCGTTCAACCTGATGATCCGTTGGAAGCTCCTCCCGGAGTCCGTCTGCCGCGAGTGCGTCTTCCGACCCGACCCCGCCCTGCTGGCCGAGGGGTAG
- a CDS encoding zinc-binding dehydrogenase has translation MRAAWIDSPKQWKIRTDAPEPVLRDGNIIVKLERWSVCGSDIRNEFGPIHPEHRYPIKLGKPGHECAGVVVETKSLKFKVGQRVIVIPTPDGVGGFVDYIEALPDRTALLPDEGDLTGWLMCQPSGTVLYAVQRIGTIIGKSVLVIGQGAIGQSFTAICSRLGAKQVIAADLYDYRLERSKKFGATHTVNASKEDMDKCVRELTGGRMPDIVVEAAGYPETLNASIRLVGKFGRIMMFGVQEGGAGHHIKVDTHPLMNNEATIIPAAAARSGDPIGHIETMIQLRRRGWWDPAEMITHHMKFNDIQKAFEMYERREDNMIKVVMS, from the coding sequence ATGAGAGCAGCCTGGATCGATAGCCCGAAGCAGTGGAAGATACGCACGGACGCGCCCGAGCCCGTCCTGCGCGACGGCAATATCATCGTGAAGCTTGAGCGATGGTCGGTCTGCGGGAGCGACATCCGCAACGAGTTCGGGCCGATCCACCCGGAACACCGCTACCCGATCAAATTAGGAAAGCCTGGCCACGAGTGCGCCGGCGTGGTGGTGGAGACGAAGTCCCTCAAGTTCAAGGTGGGCCAGCGCGTCATTGTTATCCCCACACCGGACGGAGTCGGCGGCTTCGTGGACTACATCGAGGCGCTGCCGGACCGCACAGCCCTGCTCCCGGATGAGGGCGACCTGACAGGCTGGCTGATGTGCCAGCCATCCGGGACGGTGCTGTACGCGGTCCAGCGCATCGGGACGATCATCGGCAAGAGCGTGCTTGTGATAGGGCAGGGCGCGATAGGCCAGTCGTTCACCGCCATCTGCTCGCGCCTGGGAGCGAAACAGGTCATCGCCGCCGACCTCTATGACTACCGGCTGGAACGCTCGAAAAAATTCGGTGCAACCCACACTGTCAACGCGTCCAAGGAAGACATGGACAAGTGCGTCAGGGAGCTTACCGGCGGCCGGATGCCGGACATCGTCGTCGAGGCCGCGGGGTACCCGGAGACGCTGAATGCCTCCATCCGCCTTGTGGGCAAGTTCGGGCGCATCATGATGTTCGGCGTGCAGGAGGGCGGTGCAGGTCACCACATCAAGGTGGACACCCACCCCCTGATGAACAACGAGGCGACGATTATCCCGGCGGCGGCGGCGCGGAGCGGGGATCCCATCGGCCACATCGAGACGATGATCCAGCTGCGGCGGCGCGGCTGGTGGGACCCGGCGGAGATGATCACCCATCACATGAAGTTCAACGACATCCAGAAGGCCTTCGAGATGTACGAGCGCCGCGAGGACAACATGATCAAAGTGGTCATGAGCTAG
- a CDS encoding DUF433 domain-containing protein produces MEKRITVDSRIQHGRPVITGTRVPVTRVLGELASGKSVDEIMKEYVLAREDIQAAIRYAAELVELEQHHPLPTSGG; encoded by the coding sequence ATGGAGAAACGGATTACTGTAGACTCGCGAATTCAACATGGGCGGCCTGTGATAACGGGGACAAGGGTACCTGTAACCAGAGTTTTGGGAGAGCTTGCCAGCGGGAAATCGGTTGACGAGATTATGAAGGAGTATGTCCTTGCCAGAGAGGACATTCAGGCGGCCATAAGGTACGCTGCGGAACTAGTTGAGTTGGAACAACACCACCCTCTCCCAACATCCGGTGGGTAG
- a CDS encoding NAD(P)-dependent oxidoreductase, translating into MKILLTSAYTTLAQYLADSLAGEHEITMTHIAPVKTKHRFVQAELGHDKDTNELVRGMDAIIHTGKVDPKWSDSEKLDYQTRRLYNLLWAASEEKVAKFIYLGSLRVMFTYPEEYIVTERWKPSMSTDVPVLCHRLGEYTCREFAREHKINAVCLRLGDLVFDPAKVDYPKTALYLDDMLQSVQKSLTAKLPTWALFHIQSQMPDQRFITTEAQQTLGFVPARR; encoded by the coding sequence ATGAAAATTCTGCTTACATCCGCCTACACCACCCTTGCGCAGTACCTGGCGGACTCGCTGGCCGGCGAGCACGAAATCACCATGACGCATATCGCGCCGGTGAAGACGAAGCACCGGTTCGTGCAGGCGGAGCTGGGCCACGACAAGGACACGAACGAGCTCGTGCGCGGCATGGATGCGATCATACACACGGGCAAGGTTGACCCGAAATGGAGCGACTCCGAGAAGCTCGACTACCAGACGCGGCGGCTCTACAACCTGCTGTGGGCAGCCTCCGAGGAGAAGGTCGCGAAGTTTATCTACCTGGGCTCACTTCGCGTGATGTTCACATACCCTGAAGAGTACATCGTCACCGAGCGATGGAAGCCGTCGATGTCCACGGATGTCCCCGTCCTCTGCCACCGGCTGGGCGAGTACACCTGCCGCGAGTTCGCGCGGGAGCACAAGATCAACGCGGTCTGCCTCCGGCTCGGGGACCTGGTCTTCGACCCCGCGAAGGTGGACTACCCCAAGACTGCGCTGTACCTGGACGACATGCTCCAGTCGGTGCAGAAGTCACTGACGGCAAAGCTGCCCACGTGGGCGCTGTTCCACATCCAGTCGCAAATGCCCGACCAGCGGTTCATCACCACCGAAGCGCAGCAGACCCTCGGCTTCGTCCCGGCGAGGCGCTAG
- a CDS encoding NAD(P)-dependent oxidoreductase codes for MKVLLLGSNGFMGPHVIKALRGLHDLSPTDVRPPPPEFSYEWEKVDVTDAGQVADAAQGMDSIVYLAVLRHDPATAFAVNTIGTYNMMAAAVQHGIKRIVNTGPQSVVTGMDEWLDHAINPDSPVHSDTRVYGTSKALGHEIARIFTENHDLYVTTFLYSHFRGTTPRHEDPTFWKPFTVAREDASELIRLALEIPLERLPSRFESYFPMADVPHGQYLSDKAKRVFGWQPKVSFEEFWKRPTQ; via the coding sequence ATGAAAGTGCTGTTACTGGGCTCGAACGGCTTCATGGGACCGCACGTCATCAAGGCGCTGCGCGGTCTCCACGACCTCTCTCCCACGGACGTGAGGCCGCCGCCGCCGGAGTTCTCGTACGAATGGGAGAAGGTGGACGTTACCGACGCCGGGCAGGTGGCGGACGCCGCACAGGGTATGGACTCGATCGTCTACCTCGCGGTACTGCGCCATGATCCCGCGACGGCGTTCGCGGTAAACACGATCGGCACGTACAACATGATGGCCGCCGCGGTGCAGCACGGCATAAAGCGTATCGTCAACACGGGTCCGCAGTCCGTTGTGACCGGCATGGACGAATGGCTCGACCATGCCATCAACCCGGACTCGCCCGTGCATTCCGACACCAGGGTCTACGGCACCAGCAAGGCGCTCGGCCACGAGATCGCGCGCATCTTTACCGAGAACCATGACCTGTACGTGACCACGTTCCTGTACTCGCACTTCCGGGGCACGACGCCTCGCCATGAGGACCCCACCTTCTGGAAGCCGTTCACCGTGGCGCGGGAAGACGCGTCTGAGCTAATACGGCTGGCGCTGGAGATACCGCTCGAACGGCTGCCTTCGCGATTCGAATCGTACTTCCCGATGGCGGACGTCCCGCACGGCCAGTACTTGAGCGATAAGGCCAAGCGAGTCTTCGGCTGGCAGCCGAAGGTTTCGTTCGAGGAGTTCTGGAAGAGGCCCACGCAATGA
- a CDS encoding NAD(P)-dependent oxidoreductase: MNVLILGGNGYLGPHVVRALKGKHNLRVTDIKPPPEGEKYDWERLDVSDLDAVVRAAEGMDAIINLSVLRHDRKLAFDVSTRGSYNMMAAAVQHGIRRVINTGPHFTITGATYERFDHEIGPDVPPQPGTILYALTKSLGHEVTRIFTENHDIYVMMLLFYHFRYMYNRPDDERQFKPFTVTWDDAGAIFPLALEYPLEKLPSRFESFFVFADMPQRQFLNDKAKRVFGWQPTYNFESFWKRG; encoded by the coding sequence ATGAACGTACTTATACTCGGCGGCAACGGCTACCTGGGTCCGCACGTCGTCAGGGCGCTGAAGGGCAAGCACAACCTCAGGGTGACGGATATCAAGCCGCCGCCGGAGGGGGAAAAGTACGACTGGGAGCGGCTGGACGTGTCCGACCTGGACGCGGTGGTCCGTGCCGCCGAGGGCATGGACGCGATTATCAACCTGTCCGTCCTGCGCCACGACCGGAAGTTGGCTTTTGATGTGAGCACCCGGGGCTCATACAACATGATGGCCGCGGCGGTGCAGCACGGGATACGTAGAGTGATCAACACAGGCCCGCATTTCACCATTACCGGGGCCACGTACGAGCGGTTCGACCACGAGATCGGCCCCGATGTGCCGCCGCAGCCCGGCACCATCCTGTACGCGCTCACGAAGTCGCTCGGCCACGAAGTCACGCGCATCTTCACGGAAAACCACGATATCTACGTGATGATGCTACTGTTCTACCACTTCCGCTATATGTACAACCGGCCTGACGACGAGCGGCAGTTCAAGCCGTTCACCGTTACGTGGGACGACGCAGGCGCGATCTTCCCCCTGGCTCTCGAATACCCGCTCGAGAAGCTACCTTCCAGGTTCGAGAGCTTCTTCGTATTCGCGGACATGCCTCAGCGCCAGTTCCTGAACGACAAGGCAAAGCGCGTCTTCGGCTGGCAGCCGACGTACAACTTTGAGAGCTTCTGGAAGCGGGGGTAG